A single region of the Maniola jurtina chromosome 21, ilManJurt1.1, whole genome shotgun sequence genome encodes:
- the LOC123876562 gene encoding uncharacterized protein LOC123876562 — MANKKEKVSKRKKRPYTAKHSETMINLAVEALKKKTMSSYDAEKAFGIPRRTLLDKLHNKHPKRPGCPTRLTDQEEDETIKVLIAAADYGSPLTLLDLRIVVYRYLEGNGRLSIFNNKLPGKKWAYSFIKRNKPKLTHRVIQNIKRSRAEKSPDEMRDYFTNLKSSLEGVPSENILNYDETNLTDNPGVQKCLFRRGIKYPERVLNYTKGAISIMFAITAAGECLPPYVVYKAEHLYTQWTLNGPKGTRFNRSKSGWFDSHLFEDWFESMILPWAQNKPGKKVLIGDNLASHINVKIVKYCEQNDICFIFLPPNSTHLTQPLDVCYFGPLKKLWREILLNYKIKNPREATIHKGHFPNLLKQLVEKLNEKNHNIISGFKSTGIVPFNPDKVISKMAGSNQQTMTYTIDNALLDWLKETRSADPNKKVRNKKLDVPPGKSVCEKDFKDLTTQQKLVKTGKRNKRQKEKKLKTVQVNSDSLLQPLLMQKNPESLKNLCIRSVNTYLLPYKQNAEVSLSQESNVKYLGELSRNDKENMPFIDIIPDCLLQYMQNAEASSSQESNVKYLGEISRNDKENMPFIDVIPDCLKTNQTKIIITSDVIIEAGPSQKILQNKKGNRNLKKKGVTTITRSALHMKLVPIKKRQRVVAEQRKVLKEITQETEEEEEEMTDTVEKEPNDEIKERKSRETTKAKKKMQKHTSVKRRKKRSSSQSSLTTDIEMKIDDTDDSEYETMDDFIATCQKEEQENIEPSIHYGISDIEYFTESDNKLNK; from the exons ATGGCAAATAAAAAAGAGAAAGTGAGTAAACGCAAAAAGCGGCCGTACACTGCTAAACATTCAGAAACTATGATAAACTTAGCGGTGGAAGCATTAAAAAAGAAGACAATGTCGTCATACGATGCAGAAAAAGCCTTTGGCATACCTCGCCGAACTTTATTGGACAAGCTGCATAATAAACACCCTAAGAGACCAGGATGCCCAACAAGACTTACCGATCAGGAGGAAGATGaaacaataaaagttttaattgcaGCCGCCGATTATGGCAGTCCTTTGACTCTTTTGGATTTGAGAATTGTCGTATACAG ATATTTGGAGGGCAATGGACGactttcaatttttaataacaaattacCTGGAAAGAAGTGGGCATActcttttataaaaagaaacaaaCCTAAATTAACCCACAGAGTGATCCAAAACATAAAAAGGAGCCGAGCAGAAAAAAGTCCCGATGAAATGAGAGATTACTTCACAAATTTAAAATCATCACTAGAAGGCGTCCctagtgaaaatattttaaattacgaTGAGACAAACTTGACAGATAATCCTGGGGTCCAAAAATGTTTGTTCAGAAGAGGAATTAAGTACCCCGAAAGGGTGTTAAACTATACGAAGGGGGCTATATCTATAATGTTTGCAATAACTGCAGCAGGAGAATGTCTTCCTCCATACGTTGTGTATAAGGCGGAACATTTATATACACAATGGACACTTAATGGACCTAAAGGAACCAGATTCAACCGTTCTAAATCGGGATGGTTTGACAGCCATTTATTCGAAGATTggtttgaaagtatgattttaCCATGGGCTCAAAATAAACCTGGTAAGAAAGTTTTGATTGGTGATAACCTAGCGTCCCACATAAACgtcaaaattgtaaaatattgtgAACAAAATGAtatatgtttcatatttttacccCCAAATTCAACACATTTAACCCAACCCTTGGATGTATGCTATTTTGGTCCCTTAAAAAAACTATGGAGGGAAATTCTattaaactacaaaataaaaaacccgAGAGAAGCAACAATTCACAAGGGACATTTTCCAAATCTACTCAAACAACTAGTGGAAAAACTTAACGAAAAAAATCATAACATAATCAGTGGATTTAAAAGCACTGGCATTGTGCCATTCAACCCCGACAAAGTAATTAGTAAAATGGCAGGTTCAAACCAACAAACGATGACATATACTATTGACAATGCATTATTAGACTGGCTGAAGGAGACTCGCAGTGCAGATCCTAATAAAAAAGTACGAAACAAGAAATTAGATGTGCCACCGGGCAAATCGGTTTGCgaaaaagattttaaagatTTAACAACTCaacaaaaattagtaaaaacaggaaaaagaaataaaaggcaaaaagaaaaaaaacttaaaactgtgCAGGTAAATTCTGACTCATTGCTGCAGCCATTGCTAATGCAAAAAAATCCTGAAAGCCTCAAAAACTTGTGTATCAGGAGTGtcaatacttacttacttccaTATAAGCAAAATGCTGAGGTATCCTTGTCGCAGGAATCAAATGTTAAATATTTGGGTGAACTTTCAAGGAATGATAAAGAAAATATGCCATTCATTGACATAATCCCAGACTGCCTACTTCAATATATGCAAAATGCTGAGGCATCCTCGTCGCAAGAATCAAATGTTAAATATTTGGGTGAAATTTCAAGGAATGATAAAGAAAATATGCCATTTATTGACGTAATCCCAGACTGCCTTAAAACAaaccaaacaaaaattattataacctCTGATGTCATTATCGAAGCTGGGCCGTCTCAGAAAATACTGCAGAATAAGAAAGGAAACAGGAATTTGAAAAAGAAAGGGGTTACAACAATCACACGGTCTGCCTTACACATGAAACTAGTCCCAATTAAAAAGAGACAAAGAGTAGTAGCTGAACAAAGAAAAGTCCTAAAAGAAATAACACAAGAAACAGAAGAAGAGGAAGAAGAAATGACAGATACTGTTGAAAAGGAACCAAATGATGaaattaaagaaagaaaaagtcgAGAAACTACTAAAGCAAAAAAGAAGATGCAAAAGCACACATCTGTGAAACGAAGAAAGAAGAGATCTAGTAGTCAATCTAGCTTAACAACTGacattgaaatgaaaatagATGATACGGATGATTCAGAATATGAAACAATGGACGATTTCATCGCGACCTGCCAAAAAGAAGAACAAGAAAACATAGAACCATCAATACACTACGGAATTTCTGACATTGAATACTTCACAGAaagtgataataaattaaataagtga
- the LOC123876421 gene encoding fibroin light chain-like isoform X2 — MINRNITTSVLEFLDGGDIPLYGHMMIDACHDLAMLGDASSQATSAIQIISIVGAMARGVPGDSCEAAALINTAASGRVGLRAALASYIQRYLNRSIDDIVGLVMTPNAVRYSAGARGNCLGGGRNYQFEEAWDRILNQCNVYQFPLFNEQYCAAKRLYTAFNVRSNNMAAAVTAATLPEVQQAAQYAFGPLSDFLRIVAGGGNPVPAAQAVKSALMRSLPEIDC; from the exons ATGATCAACAG AAACATCACCACCAGCGTGTTGGAGTTCCTCGACGGCGGTGATATCCCGCTGTACGGGCACATGATGATTGACGCTTGCCATGATTTGGCAATGTTAGGCGACGCCTCCAGCCAGGCCACCTCCGCCATCCAGATCATCTCCATTGTCGGGGCAATGGCTCGCGGTGTACCTGGTGATTCCTGCGAGGCTGCTGCT CTCATCAACACCGCTGCAAGTGGTCGCGTCGGCCTGCGAGCTGCGTTGGCCAGCTACATCCAACGATACCTTAATCGCTCGATCGACGACATCGTCGGACTAGTCATGACCCCCAACGCCGTCCGTTATTCG GCTGGAGCCCGTGGCAACTGCCTCGGCGGTGGCAGAAACTATCAATTCGAAGAGGCCTGGGACCGCATTCTTAACCAATGCAACGTATATCAATTTCC CCTCTTCAACGAGCAGTACTGCGCAGCAAAGCGTCTCTACACCGCGTTCAACGTGAGAAGCAACAACATGGCCGCCGCGGTCACCGCCGCCACCCTTCCTGAAGTACAGCAAGCCGCACAGTACGCCTTTGGCCCACTTTCAGAC ttcctGAGGATCGTCGCCGGTGGTGGAAACCCAGTTCCCGCAGCGCAAGCCGTCAAGTCTGCTCTCATGCGATCCCTTCCCGAAATCGATTGCTAG
- the LOC123876421 gene encoding fibroin light chain-like isoform X1: MTTLRKCTNQSALSLPTANVNFYDISEAPVITDNGQMINRNITTSVLEFLDGGDIPLYGHMMIDACHDLAMLGDASSQATSAIQIISIVGAMARGVPGDSCEAAALINTAASGRVGLRAALASYIQRYLNRSIDDIVGLVMTPNAVRYSAGARGNCLGGGRNYQFEEAWDRILNQCNVYQFPLFNEQYCAAKRLYTAFNVRSNNMAAAVTAATLPEVQQAAQYAFGPLSDFLRIVAGGGNPVPAAQAVKSALMRSLPEIDC, from the exons A TGACAACCCTACGCAAATGTACCAACCAG AGCGCGCTCTCCCTGCCGACCGCGAATGTGAACTTTTACGACATATCGGAAGCTCCTGTAATTACCGACAATGGTCAAATGATCAACAG AAACATCACCACCAGCGTGTTGGAGTTCCTCGACGGCGGTGATATCCCGCTGTACGGGCACATGATGATTGACGCTTGCCATGATTTGGCAATGTTAGGCGACGCCTCCAGCCAGGCCACCTCCGCCATCCAGATCATCTCCATTGTCGGGGCAATGGCTCGCGGTGTACCTGGTGATTCCTGCGAGGCTGCTGCT CTCATCAACACCGCTGCAAGTGGTCGCGTCGGCCTGCGAGCTGCGTTGGCCAGCTACATCCAACGATACCTTAATCGCTCGATCGACGACATCGTCGGACTAGTCATGACCCCCAACGCCGTCCGTTATTCG GCTGGAGCCCGTGGCAACTGCCTCGGCGGTGGCAGAAACTATCAATTCGAAGAGGCCTGGGACCGCATTCTTAACCAATGCAACGTATATCAATTTCC CCTCTTCAACGAGCAGTACTGCGCAGCAAAGCGTCTCTACACCGCGTTCAACGTGAGAAGCAACAACATGGCCGCCGCGGTCACCGCCGCCACCCTTCCTGAAGTACAGCAAGCCGCACAGTACGCCTTTGGCCCACTTTCAGAC ttcctGAGGATCGTCGCCGGTGGTGGAAACCCAGTTCCCGCAGCGCAAGCCGTCAAGTCTGCTCTCATGCGATCCCTTCCCGAAATCGATTGCTAG